The genomic DNA TTGCGGAAATCTATACATAGCCTATCCCCTCCTCCCTCTTTTGGCACTAGGACCACTGGTGATGCCcatggactttcactttcctcaatgagaCCTAAACTGAGCTGCAATTTTATCTGTTCCGACACCCTTTCAGCCCGTTGGGGGTTTAGCCGATAATAATTCTGGTGGATCGGACACGTTCTTGGGACCAAGTCAATCTTGTGTTCTAATAGTTGGGTGTGACCCAGTGTGTCTCGCAATACCTGTGGGTACTTTAGCAGGAGGATCTTGACAATACCCCTCTTAACAGTGTCCAACGCAGTAGTGACCAGCTTAAAGTTGGCCAGGACCTCGGAGTTGCTCTCGGGGGAGTGGACCTGGGTAACAGTACCCACCACATCGGCCCTTTGTTGATAGGGCTTAAGCAGGTTGATATGGAGCCACTTGGCTCGCTTTAAGCCAAAATCCACTAGGtaatttaatttacccttcttcccaagaatcttgtggggcccgtaaattttgtgcttaacggtctctgttttcctgggcggagaaccagaacttggtctcccacTTCAAAACTTCGATCCTAGACTTCACGATCTACGTGACTTTTTGTGATGCCCTGTGCCTTAACAGTGTCCAACGCAGGAGTGACCAGCTTAAAGTTGGCCAGGACCTCGGAGTTGCTCTCGGGGGAGTGGACCTGGGTAACAGTACCCACCACATCGGCCCTTTGTTGATAGGGCTTAAGCAGGTTGATATGGAGCCACTTGGCTCGCTTTAAGCCAAAATCCACTAGGtaatttaatttacccttcttcccaagaatcttgtggggcccgtaaattttgtgcttaacggtctctgttttcctgggcggagaaccagaacttggtctcccacTTCAAAACTTCGATCCTAGACTTCACGATCTACGTGACTTTTTGTGATGCCCTGTGCCTTAACAGTGTCCAACGCAGGAGTGACCAGCTTAAAGTTGGCCAGGACCTCGGAGTTGCTCTCGGGGGAGTGGACCTGGGTAACAGTACCCACCACATCGGCCCTTTGTTGATAGGGCTTAAGCAGGTTGATATGGAGCCACTTGGCTCGCCTTATGCCACAATCCACTAGGtaatttaatttacccttcttcccaagaatcttgtgggggcccgtaaattttgtgcttaacggtctctgttttcctgggcggagaaccagaacttggtctcccacTTCAAAATTTCGATCCTGGGCTTCACGATCTACGTGACTTTTTGTGATGCCCTGTACCTTCGCCTTGGAAGCCTTGGCAATTTCCCAGGCAGTTCGTAACTTAGCCTGTATATCTTGCAGCTCTTCCacccaggaggccttggaggagtcCTCCCAAGCTTCATAGAGTATGTCAAGTGGCCCACGTGTGGAATGAGCGTACAGCAACTCAAAAGGGCTGTATTCTGGGGTTTTTGAGCGTGCCTGGCGGAGGGCGAACAGAGCATAAGGCAAGTTCTCCTCACAATCCGAAGAGCCAGCCTCCCCTAACTTCGTCAATACGGATTTTAGCGTTTGGTGGGAGCGCTCCACGAGTCCTTGGCTCTCTGGGTGATATGCAGTAGAGGTCTGGTGGTGGACACCATGGTACTCCATTGCTGCCTTAAACTCTCTTGCCATGAAGTGAGAGCCCTTATCCAACTGGACTGTGGCTGTGAACCCAAACCTACAAAAAAATTGTGTCAGTCCTCTGACAGCATGACTGGCATTGGCGCACCTGGTCGGTACAGCTTCGAGGTAGCGCGTGAACCGATCAATCATGGTTAATAAGAAACGAATCCCACGCTTGCTACGGGGCAGGGGACCCACATAATCCACTAGTACATCATGGAAGGGGATACCTGCagatggaatgggttggagaggagccctCGGCACCACCTGAtttgggttaccggcaacttggcacggatggcaggaagctacgtaagccttaacactcttctgcaatcccggccagaagaaatgaggctggatcaggtgggtagtgcgttttacaccaaagtgtcctcccaatccCTCATGAGCCATACGTAGCACCGCCAAGCGGAGGTTACAtggaacaactacttgccggcgaAGGGCTTCTGCAGGATCGTGAGGGCCTTGGTCGACTCTGAAGAACACCCCTTTCTTCAGCAGGAAATTCTCCTTTGAGAGGTTAGTCATCTCTGCTTTGTCTCAGTAAGCAGCTTCTCTGTAGGCTTTCAGCGTTTCGTCCAACAACTGAGATTTGATAAGCTCCGTCCAACTCCCGAGGTCCTTTGGTGTAATGGACGCTTCTCCCTCGGACTCCCCCGAGACCCCTGGGCTAGTATTTGGGTTAGCTTCATTCCCTGTGGTGGTAAGCAGCACCGCTCCTTCCAAATAGGTTTCCGGGGgacgaggctcagactcattgctataGGAAGAGGGCTCACGCgccacctcacttagccaaggtacttctccaaggtcaatgtcagctagccattcGTCTTCTTCAGGAGGCGCGTTCTCAGTCCCGGACTCCGGCTCAACTGCTTTCATGCATCTGAGTGGCACGCAATGTATGCCTCTTAGGAGGTCTTGTCCCAAGAGCAAGTCATTGCCCTCATGCCCgagatcgctcactacccctagcctgcaccttttgctgagctggggcgtggttactctcaactccacagtaggaagatccttagtgactccttcgatccaacggactgtcatgcgattgtcctgctgaACTTTGGCACCGATAGGCACCTGGTGCCATAAGATTAGTGAAACGTCTGCACCAGTATCCTGTAATGCTCTGACCGACTGCGGAGAGCCGTCTCCTTCAGGCAGAGCTACTTTGTTCTCCCCAACAGCGGGCTGTCTTTTGGGAGCTTCAcggatagagattgagagggcagctGGAGAAGAGGCTGAGGGTCTGCTGGGAAATAGTGAGTAGTTCTTTGTGTGTCCGTAGCACTTACATACCTCGCAGTATGCACTGGCATAGTTCGGcttcgccaccttaaccttgggcttATTCGTTTGCTTCGTGGACTCTGTTGACTGACCGGATAGCTTCAGCCGACAGTTGGCTTCCAAGTGGTTAGATCTCCCGCAATGACCACACTTGGTAGGGGAGATTGGATTTTCCCGGGGCTTAGACTTACCCGATTGGACTGAGTTGGGGGGCCCCGAGTTGAACCGGACTAGCTCGTACTCATCAGCATACTCGCAGCATGCTCTAAACGTGGCTAGATTTTTCTCAAAGATGTAAATTGAGAGCGCCGGTGGGGCGTTCCTGTGGAGGTCCTCGATTTTGAAGAGCTCTAGGAGGTTGTCGTAAGTAGTGCACTTTGCAGCCTAGACCCAAAGGGTGTTGAGCCTATCCTTCTGAAAACCCCAATCAGACCAAGATGTCGTGGGGGACTTGGTGAGCCCACACCACTGACGGCGCCATTTTTCAGGACTTAGTTTATAGGCCTCAATCAAGGCCTTCCTGACGGCCTCAAAATTACCCTGTTTATCGGCAGGGAGCGCAGCATgagcattcttccctttccccgccatatgctttgacagtagtagggccttcatatcctACGCTACGGCACACGTCTGAAACACGgactccacctcatttagccacctCACAGGATCCTTGTCGTCCCACTGAGGAATGATTGTGTGGACAGGCATGGAGGGGAAGCTTTGGCCATTTTGAGTGCCGTTGGGGTGAGGGCTGTTTGGCCGTGCTAGCTGAATATCCTCTTCCCGCATCTTCAATTCttgttctcgctctctctctctctctcaaactcttccTGCTCGGCCTTCCTCCGGGCATTGACCCTATTCATAAGCTCCCGCACATAGccttgcaatgcctctccttcGTAACCTTGTCGCTCTGCAAGGGCCAGAAAGTCCTGAATCTctgcagcagtcattttgctaattttatgggtggacctctatgctagacaaataaaatggaatcacaacaatgggtgaatctctatgctagtcatataaaaatggaatcacaacaatgaatgaccctctatgctagtcataaataaatggaatcacaacaatggatgaccatcctatgccagtcataaggaaaaaaaatggaatctttacgatgtgtgaccctcctatgctagtcttaagggaaaaaatggaatatccacgatgtgtgaccctcctatgctagtcttaaggaaaaaaaatggaatctcctaaATGTaagaccctcctatgctagtcttaagaaaaaaaaatggtatctccatgatgtgtgaccctcctctgctagtcttaaggaaaaaatggaatctcatcgatgtgtgaccctcccatgctagtcttaattaaggaaaaaaatggaatctctacgatgtgtgcccctcctatgctagtcttaaggaaaaaaaaggaatctccacgatgggtgaccctcctttgctagttttaaggaaaaaatggaatatccacgatgtgtgaccctcctatgctagtcttaaggaaaaattggagtctccacgatgtgtgaccctctcatggtagtcttaaggaaaaaaaatggaatccccacgatgtgtgaccctcctatgctagtcttaaggaaaaaatggaatctccacgttgtgtgaccctcctatgctagtcttaaggggaaaaaaatggatttgtaaaaatgtgtgggtgcgttcttgcaacaccaccacttgcaactctgtgactttaaagcaaagtttgtatttatacttaaagtataacaaattaaataaaacagacaatgtcactgagattgcttaatgcttcgttaagaacatcaacccctttacatactttccatttaataaaaacaaaaagagtTTAAGAAATTACACCTCCCAATATTTCATCTAAATGaccctataccctgactgaaaaaattaaattgaatgtgatatcataaatcctttatcgtTAGGTTACCAATATTACACAATCCCAcgaaattatccctttcaaaaatgtacaaaaaaataataccccacgaaaaagtaataaaatgaaattacatacacttactgttaaaagaaaaaattgaaataaggaatgccacgtgctcttaccgttaccaacacgggaattaggcctcactggaaattaacactgtTTAAGTCTACCACGTTTGTTGTCCTCAAATtacgtaaatttcacttcactttttttaaaaacacaaaataacacattcatgtaatgcacaatatattcaataaattaaaattttaaccactttgataataaacactctaaaaaaaaagaacactaattcttttcacgcggttggctatcccgctaacAATACGACTAAAATCTACCatgtggttttcaaaacaaaagggttctcgGTGTTAACACacgcaataataaaaacaaaacttcaTCAATGAGAATAGAATACTTTTGCTGTTTTCTtacacggttccaactccagtgataatataatttacttgaaaggaaattgaggttcgtcaagtcgctaaagacagaaaaaagggggaatttgacttttaataaaattaatttgaaattactgtcttagcgaatcctggcatttggtcgccaatatgttacgggccactggttcgagtccggccttgcttaagggactcaagggccattacaaaaaaaaaaaaaataacaatggtaaaggtcgccagtcagcaatgatacaaggaataatgacaaatagatatatttacaataatatttaaatagaaataaatgaaaggggagcacagcagataactattttagtttgagccacgaggagcttcgaatggagtttggtggaccgtggatgaaaccccagcacagcaatcacgttccctggaaaggggaataaattgaattattaacagcacacttacttctacggctgggaacacgatgaagttgtatggtaaaacctttaagcaaattaaataaaaatgcaaagcttagggatttaaacattacacatgggaatcaacactgtcacagggtgaattaattaaaactaggactaaacagcaaacgtggtctgggtataggggataggatccaaggttcagtgggtagtattttctttagaggataaggaaaaatgggatgtgataaggaagggatgggaggttgggtgagGATATTGAGactctcaaaatcagacacctaaccttagtaaaaaagactctggttcctccccttatggaaagatatgtaaacagatgtcctgcctccctgatgtcttgagggtgaagagcgctggtggttccctcaaggaggctgagtcacgaaaAAGGAtacccagttttccctgggtagatcaaccccactcgACCCCCAATTGGGTTGGGTAGAGGGGATTGGCCTGACCACAGttctattggtcaggcttgatcacgtgtccccacatccttcacagctcgtttccttccttctcctgggacctcgatgttgtcacgtgactcgtagaaggtagctgaaattgagatttcaaggggagtagactggtttAGGATGGTttgaggggggtgagactctgggtagggtcccaaaactcgtgacatttcgactcatgcttgatgccggggtcttttgttatttgaaaaaaggtggcgcaatgaccaccattactaacatatatatatatatatatatatatatatatatatatatatatatatatatatatatatatatatatatatatatatatatatatatatataatgcccacacaaacacacacacacacacacacacatatatatatatatatatatatatatatatatatatatatatatatatatatatatatatatatatatatatgtatatatatgtacatatatatatatatatatatatatatatatatatatatatatatatatatatatatatatatgtatatatatatatatatatatatatatatgtatatatatataaatatatatatatatatataatatatatatatatatatatatatatatatatatatatatatgtatatatgtatatatatatatttatatatacatatatatatatatatatatatatatatatatatatatatatatatatatttatatgtatatatgtatatatatatatttatatatacatacatatatatatatatatatatatatatatatatatatatatatgtatatatatatatatatatatatatatatatatatatatatatatataaatacatatatgtgtatgtatgcagtatatatatatatatatatatatatatatatatatatatatatatatatatatatatatatatatatatatatatgtatatataaatatatatacatatatacatataaaatatatatatatatatatatatatatatatatatatatatatatatatatatatatatacataaatatatatatacgtacatatatatattaatatataaacatatatatacatatatatatatatatgtatatatatatatatatatatatatatatatatatatatatatatatatatatatatatatatatatatgtgtgtgtgtgtgtgtgtgtgtgtgtgtgtgtgtgcattatatatatgtatatatatacaagcatgtacatacatatatatatatatatatatatatatatatatatacatatatatatgtatatatatatatatatatatatatatatatatatatatatatatatatatatatatatatatatatatatatgtatatatataaacatatttatatatatatatttttatatatttagatatatatatatatatatatatatatatatatatatatatatatatatatatatatatatatatatacaagcatgtacatatatatatgtatatatatatatatatatatatatatgtatatatatatatatttatatatatatatatatttatatatatttatatatatatatatatatatatatatatatatatatatatatatatgtgtgtgtgtgtgtgtgtgtgtgtgtgtgtgtgcatatatatatgaatatacatatatatatatatatatatatatatatatatatatatatatatatgaatatacatatatatttatatatatatataatatatatatatatatatatatatatatatatatatatatatatatatatatatataaataaatacatataaatctatatataaatttatatatttatatatatatatatatttatatatatgtatatataaatatatatatataaatatataaatatatatatatatatatatatatatatatatatatatatatatatatatatatatatatatatatatgtgtgtgtgtatgtatgcagtatatatatatatatatatatatatatatatatatatatatatgtatgtatatataaatatatatacatatatatatatatatatatatatatatatatatatatatatatatatatatatatatatatatatatatatatatacttatatatatgtatttatatgtt from Palaemon carinicauda isolate YSFRI2023 chromosome 34, ASM3689809v2, whole genome shotgun sequence includes the following:
- the LOC137626757 gene encoding uncharacterized protein, with product MTNLSKENFLLKKGVFFRVDQGPHDPAEALRRQVVVPCNLRLAVLRMAHEGLGGHFGVKRTTHLIQPHFFWPGLQKSVKAYVASCHPCQVAGNPNQVVPRAPLQPIPSAGIPFHDVLVDYVGPLPRSKRGIRFLLTMIDRFTRYLEAVPTRCANASHAVRGLTQFFCRFGFTATVQLDKGSHFMAREFKAAMEYHGVHHQTSTAYHPESQGLVERSHQTLKSVLTKLGEAGSSDCEENLPYALFALRQARSKTPEYSPFELLYAHSTRGPLDILYEAWEDSSKASWVEELQDIQAKLRTAWEIAKASKAKVQGITKSHVDREAQDRNFEVGDQVLVLRPGKQRPLSTKFTGPHKILGKKGKLNYLVDCGIRRAKWLHINLLKPYQQRADVVGTVTQVHSPESNSEVLANFKLVTPALDTVKAQGITKSHILGKKGKLNYLVDFGLKRAKWLHINLLKPYQQRADVVGTVTQVHSPESNSEVLANFKLVTPALDTVKAQGITKSHILGKKGKLNYLVDFGLKRAKWLHINLLKPYQQRADVVGTVTQVHSPESNSEVLANFKLVTTALDTVKRGIVKILLLKYPQVLRDTLGHTQLLEHKIDLVPRTCPIHQNYYRLNPQRAERVSEQIKLQLSLGLIEESESPWASPVVLVPKEGGGDRLCIDFRKLNAVTKPESYPLPRIEDCLESLGESPYLSKIDLENGYWQVPLAEESWPLTAFITRDGLYQCRVMPFGLRNAPSCFQRLKNKVLVGISNCVVYLDDIVIFSKTWEEHLQTLGKVLRAL